The window TGCCGCCGCCAATTGCCGCCAATATTGCTGTCTCCCGGTCTTTTGCAGAGATCGCTTTCTCTTCCGCAAGCTCTACCGGTTGCTGAAAGGCCAGTTTGCCATCAAGATCCAGCACCACGAAAACAAAGGGTGCGGCAGCGTCATGAGACGCCGGCAACAGGTAACCGATGTATTGCTGACCAGCCTCTTTCACCACATAACGATACAGTTCATGCATGACGAGCGATTCAGGCGGTGGAGTCTCGTGACTATAACCGAGTAAGGAGAATCGAACCGTTTCTTCACGAACGTGCTCATTATGGGTCTTGGCCTTGTTGGTAATGATAAAAGTCGAACCCATCACCACCGCTGCCAACAGACAGGAGACCGTCAGTCGGAATGTAATGTTCATTATCTGGTTCATTTGTCACCTCCCGCAGGGCCGGCAAAACGCTTGGGTTTGCAGAAGTTGTCGATAACACTGGCAAGCGGGTTCATCAGCAGGATGGCGTAACAGATACCTTCCGGATACCCGCCTTTCAGCCTGATCAACACAGTCAAGGCGCCGATACCGACGCCGTAGACAAGCTGGCCGGTCTTGGTGGTTGGTGAGGTGACGTAGTCGGTGGCCATATAGATTGAGCCGAGAATCGCGCCACCGGAGAGTATAGCCAGCAGTGGATCGCCACCGAAATAGCTCTCACCGCCAAAGATCCAGGTAAGGGTCGCGATTGTTCCCAGCACAGCCACCGGGGTATGCCAGGTGATGTAGTTTTTATAGATCAGGTAGGCCCCGCCCAACACCAGCAGAAAACCTGAAGTCTCGCCAATACAGCCAGGGCGCCAGCCCAAAAAGAACGAGGTGTACAGGGATGCGCCGGAACCAAACATCTCGGTAAAGGCGACCATACCCTGCTCTTTCATGACGGCAAGCGGGGTGGCGGTGGAGACCGCATCCACACCTGCACCGAAATAACTGAATATCGCCAATCCCTCGACCGGTGGCAGCCAGGCGGAGGTCATCGCCACCGGGAAGGTCGCCAGCAGAAAGGCACGCCCCATGAGCGCCGGGTTGAAAATGTTAAAACCGATCCCACCGAAAAGATGCTTGGCAATATAGATCGCCATTACCGCGCCGAGCACCGGCAGCAGGTAGGACACACCAGGCGGGATAAGGAAGGCGAGCAGCACACCGGTGAGCACCGCGCTTCCGTCTGTTATGGTTACTGGACGTCCCAGGGATTTCTGACTTACATATTCCACCGCTACACAGCTGACAACAGATACGGCGGTGATGATCAGGACCTGGAATCCGAAAATAAAGACCGACAGGAACAGGGGCGGCATAAGGCAGGCCACCACGGTCCACATAATTTTGGCAACCGTCTCATTACTTTTCACGTGGGGGGATACCGAAACTATCCACTCCCTGTGCGCTGGTAATGACTGGTTTTCTGGCACTTGCATGTCTTTAAAGATTCTCCTTGAACTGGTTATTATCTCTCGATGCAGACCACTCAATAACTTTTTTTGACTGCACTTTTATTATTTTTTGGTGTCAGTAAAGCTCGCTACGACACGTTCGGCCGGTTGCTTTTGCACCGGCTATCTTTTGGCCTTCATTTTCGCCAGTCGAACAAACTGCACGAGTGGTCTCTTGGCCGGGCAGACATAGGCACAGCTGCCACATTCAAAACAGTCGAACACTCCGAACCTGGCGGTATCCTCAGCGCGGTTGGCTTCTACATGGATCCCAACTTCTTTCGGCTCCAATCCCATGGGGCAGGCATCAATACACCAGCCGCAACGAATACACGCAGAATGGGGATTGGTATCCACTTCATCTTCTGTGAGAAACAGGACTGAAGAGGTAGTCTTGGTGATTGGGATACTGAGGTCTGACACCGCAAAACCCATCATTGGACCGCCCATGATAATCTTGGTCAGCTCAGGTTTTACGCCGCCGAGGTAGTCAACGATATCGCTCACCTTGGTGCCCACCTTGACCAAAAGGTTGGCCGGCTTATTGATACCCTTGCCGGCAATGGTGACCACCTTCTCATAGAGCGGTTTGCTGCAGGCTACCGCGTCGTAAATCGCCGCTGCGGTAGACACATTGTGTACCACCACACCCACAGCCGAAGGCAGTGACTGGGAAGGGACTTTTCTACCGGTTAAGGCCTGGATCAATTGTTTTTCCGAACCTTGCGGATATTTCACCTCAAGCCCCTGCACCTGAATCGTACAATCGGCGCTGGAGACAGCCTCCGCAGCCCTGGTCATGGTCTCGATTGCATCGGGTTTATTCGACTCGATACCGATCTGACACTTGGTAACACCAAGGATCTTCATGATTATGCGGGCACCTTCCACCACCTCCGAAGCGTGCTCCAGCATCTGGCGATGATCCGCGGTGATATACGGCTCACACTCGGCACCGTTTAACAGCAACTGGTCAATCTGGGCATCCCGGGGCGGACTTAACTTGACATGGGTCGGGAAACCCGCGCCGCCAATACCGATAATGCCTGCCTCATGCACCTTCTTTTTAAGCTCATCTGCAGCCAGCTGCTGCCAGTCACCTGCCTGATAGTCGGCACGCGCTGCCTCGTGATCAACTTTGATAGTCACGGAAGGCGCTGAGACACGCATGGGATGCGCCGAAGTGCCAATGGCCTTGATCGTTCCCGCCACCGGTGAGTGGAGTGGTACTCCCAAGCCCTTTTTCACCTCACCAATAAGGCCTCCCTCGACCACTTCCTCACGCCGCGTAACCGTCGGCTCGCACGGGGCACCAATGTGCTGACCGAGAATAATCTCCAGCTCATCGGGGACCGGCATTCGCTCAATAGGAAGAGCGGCAGTCTGCCCTTTTGCTTCCGGCGGATGGACTCCGCCTTGTAAAAACGTCAGTAATGATTTCATATTATCCACTTACTGAAAGCTAAAATCTGCAGTGCGGGCTTTCGTGTTCCGCACCAGGTTCATCACCCGTATCTGAAGTTCGATCAGACTACGCCACCAAACTGTTTCATAAACTGCACACGTTCAAAGGGTGCCGGGTTCTCCGCCTTGCCATAACTCAATCTGCCACGGAATTCTGCAATGGAGTTGAAATTTTTCTCCTCCATCCACTGTTCCAGACCAGCCAGAATCTCGCCGATTTGTCCAGTCCCGTTCTTGTACAGGGTCGATACTACCTGAACTGCCGCAGCACCAGCCAACAACTGTTTAATCACACCTTCTGCGTCGTGAACTCCAGTAGATGCTGCGAAATCCTTCTCTATATTTGCTGAAAGTAAGCCAATCCACCTGAGCGACTCACAAATATCGGCTGGTGTACTGAAGACGTCTGCCTTGCTTACTTTCAAAGATTGAATATCGATGTCCGGGCGATAGTATCGGTTGAACAGAACGAATCCAGCCACCCTGTTCTCCGTCGACCAGGCCAGACGACTGACAAGGTTGGCAAGCCCGGCAGAATAATTGCTCATCTTCAGGGCAATGGGAATATCGACAGTCTCACTCACCTTCTTTAAAATAGAGAAGTAGAGCTTCTCGTTCTGCTCACCACTTTTTTTCGGATCACTCGGCAGTTGGGCGATATTCAACTCAAGACCATCCGCGCCTGCCTTTTCCACACGCTTGGCAAAGTCTGTCCACTCGCTGTCGGAAACACAGTTAATACTTGCGATAACGGGGATGTCTACCGCTTCCTTGGCATCCGCGACAAGAGCCAGATACTCATCGACGCTGCCCGCCCTGGTATATTCACGGATATATTCAAACGCATCAGGATAATCTGTGTGATAATCGCCCAAATTAGCTGCCAGTTCAGCCTCAATCTGTTCTTCAAACAAGGACTTCAGAACAACGCCCCCGGCACCTGCTTCAGCCAGTTCCTTTACCTTATCGACCGACCCGGTGAGTCCGCAACTCCCGGCCAGAACCGGATTCTTCAGGTCCAATCCAAGGTATTTTGTGGAAAGATCTTTCATTTTCTTCTCTCATCTCAGAAGTTCAATGTATGATTACGGTCGAGGAGTAAACGGAAAACCCCGCCCTTCTCCACCGCATTACCTGCCCAGCCTGTCTTTTAATCTCGACCAGCCTGGAAACTACATGCTTTCTGTATCTTTACCGATAAAAACATCAATCTATCACTGGCCCGGAAACCCTTGCTCAAGCCCGACTTCATTCATGCCTGAAACAAAACAAGGGATTATCCTCAAAAAAGGACAATCCCTTGTCAAACCTAACAACACCTATTGTATGATCCGGATCCCAGCTCTGCCACGCCCGTGCTAACGCTCCCCGGGCATTGCCGGTCGTCCCCACTCCCTGGCAATTGCCAGCAAGCCGAACTACCTGTTTTTTTTGAGTTGATCAAGACTATCATTTTCTTTTTTCACTCACAATAAAGCTGTATAGTCCACTTAATATGTATTATTCTTGTCGTCTCATCTTTTTCAAGACCAGCTTTTTCACCCATTTCTCACTCGTATATCGCTGACTAACGGTTTTTTCTGCCAAGGTCAAGGCATGAAGATGACCGGTTGACCTGCCGAAACTGCACAAATCAAGACAACTACATGGCAATCATCTGGTAACACAGAAAAAAAATTAAATCGCAATTGCCGCAAAAATATTTGCTAATTCTTAAAATATTGCTTACGGGTTGCATAGTCCGCACACATTCAAGCCGAAAAGCAGTCTATCGCTTGCTGATGACTATACCCGCAATTCATATTTTTACCAATAATAACAAGGGATTTTTCACGAAATGCCGGGCCACTACTCGGTAGAGGCCCGATTGTGCCGCCTGTGCATCAAGTGCTTATTATGTCGAATTTTAAAAGAATAATGGACGCCAACCCCATCTTAATGGTGTTGGGCGGTGCCTTTCTCATCAGCTTTTCCGCTGTCTGGGTTCAGCTTGCCAATGTGCCTGCTGCCACTTCTGCATTTTACCGCGTTTTTTTTGGTTTTTTATTTCTGGTGCCAATTGCCTTTTTCGCCGGAGAACTGAAACGAATACCACCCCGTCTGCTGTCGCTGGCCGTCCCCTGCGCCATCGCTTTTGCCCTCGACCTCTACTTCTGGCATGCCAGCATCGGGTATATTGGCCCGGGACTTGCCACGGTCATCGGTAATTTTCAGGTCTTTTTTATGGCGGCCTGCGGTTTCCTGTTTTTCGGTGAGTTGCTTCGAATCAGGTATATGGTTGCGCTGCCCCTGGCATTTTTCGGCCTTTTCCTGGTAATCGGTTTCGACTGGTCTAACCTGCCCCAGAGTTACAAAACAGGGGTAATCTATGGTTTTCTTACAGCGTTCTGCTATACCATCTATTTGCTGATACTCAGAAAGATTCAAGCCGACAAGGAGGTACAAAGCCGCTACAGCCCGCTGATGCTGGTATCGTTTTTCACTTCCTGCTGCCTCGCCCTCTGGCTCCTTGGTTCAGGTACCAGCTTTGCCATCCCCACCGTAGCCGACGGCATATACCTGCTCACTCTCGGACTGTTCAGTCAGACCATTGGCTGGGTTATGATCGCTAACAGCCTGCCGAAAATACGGCCTTCATATACCGGTCTTATCCTACTGCTGCAGCCTGCGCTCTCCTTTGTCTGGGATGTACTGTTTTTTTCACGACCTACCGCTCCAATTCACTGGATAGGTATTATCATTACTCTGACAGCCATTTATATGGGATTAACCGGCCGCAAGACCGGGCAGTAACAGGATCATTGCAAATATCGGTGAAAAATGTAATCTTCTCTTATACGCCGTGAAATGTAACGCTGTCTTATAACAGCCTAATCACTACCAAGAAGCTGATATGAATATGAAGATTCTGAAGTATACGGATGCACCATCCCATGAG of the Desulfosediminicola ganghwensis genome contains:
- a CDS encoding dihydroorotate dehydrogenase-like protein, which translates into the protein MKDLSTKYLGLDLKNPVLAGSCGLTGSVDKVKELAEAGAGGVVLKSLFEEQIEAELAANLGDYHTDYPDAFEYIREYTRAGSVDEYLALVADAKEAVDIPVIASINCVSDSEWTDFAKRVEKAGADGLELNIAQLPSDPKKSGEQNEKLYFSILKKVSETVDIPIALKMSNYSAGLANLVSRLAWSTENRVAGFVLFNRYYRPDIDIQSLKVSKADVFSTPADICESLRWIGLLSANIEKDFAASTGVHDAEGVIKQLLAGAAAVQVVSTLYKNGTGQIGEILAGLEQWMEEKNFNSIAEFRGRLSYGKAENPAPFERVQFMKQFGGVV
- a CDS encoding DMT family transporter translates to MSNFKRIMDANPILMVLGGAFLISFSAVWVQLANVPAATSAFYRVFFGFLFLVPIAFFAGELKRIPPRLLSLAVPCAIAFALDLYFWHASIGYIGPGLATVIGNFQVFFMAACGFLFFGELLRIRYMVALPLAFFGLFLVIGFDWSNLPQSYKTGVIYGFLTAFCYTIYLLILRKIQADKEVQSRYSPLMLVSFFTSCCLALWLLGSGTSFAIPTVADGIYLLTLGLFSQTIGWVMIANSLPKIRPSYTGLILLLQPALSFVWDVLFFSRPTAPIHWIGIIITLTAIYMGLTGRKTGQ
- a CDS encoding RnfABCDGE type electron transport complex subunit D; amino-acid sequence: MQVPENQSLPAHREWIVSVSPHVKSNETVAKIMWTVVACLMPPLFLSVFIFGFQVLIITAVSVVSCVAVEYVSQKSLGRPVTITDGSAVLTGVLLAFLIPPGVSYLLPVLGAVMAIYIAKHLFGGIGFNIFNPALMGRAFLLATFPVAMTSAWLPPVEGLAIFSYFGAGVDAVSTATPLAVMKEQGMVAFTEMFGSGASLYTSFFLGWRPGCIGETSGFLLVLGGAYLIYKNYITWHTPVAVLGTIATLTWIFGGESYFGGDPLLAILSGGAILGSIYMATDYVTSPTTKTGQLVYGVGIGALTVLIRLKGGYPEGICYAILLMNPLASVIDNFCKPKRFAGPAGGDK
- the rsxC gene encoding electron transport complex subunit RsxC, whose amino-acid sequence is MKSLLTFLQGGVHPPEAKGQTAALPIERMPVPDELEIILGQHIGAPCEPTVTRREEVVEGGLIGEVKKGLGVPLHSPVAGTIKAIGTSAHPMRVSAPSVTIKVDHEAARADYQAGDWQQLAADELKKKVHEAGIIGIGGAGFPTHVKLSPPRDAQIDQLLLNGAECEPYITADHRQMLEHASEVVEGARIIMKILGVTKCQIGIESNKPDAIETMTRAAEAVSSADCTIQVQGLEVKYPQGSEKQLIQALTGRKVPSQSLPSAVGVVVHNVSTAAAIYDAVACSKPLYEKVVTIAGKGINKPANLLVKVGTKVSDIVDYLGGVKPELTKIIMGGPMMGFAVSDLSIPITKTTSSVLFLTEDEVDTNPHSACIRCGWCIDACPMGLEPKEVGIHVEANRAEDTARFGVFDCFECGSCAYVCPAKRPLVQFVRLAKMKAKR